Proteins encoded within one genomic window of Fusarium musae strain F31 chromosome 4, whole genome shotgun sequence:
- a CDS encoding hypothetical protein (BUSCO:EOG09263LR1), giving the protein MIRKQARQRRDYLYRRALLLRDAEISEKRAKLRSSLASGKPLDPSIANDKSLRKDYQYDESRPDLTTNEQLDLDDEYAQLSGIVDPRVLVTTSRDPSARLSAFAKEIRLLLPTAVRLNRGNLILPDLVRSAQSAGLSDVVLLHEHRGTPTALTLSHFPHGPTVSFSLHNVVLRHDIPGSVRGTVSESYPHLIFDGFTSRLGERVVKVLKHVFPPREAITSKNKVGNRVVTFKNIEDSIEVRHHVFVRTGYDSVELAEVGPRMTMRVFEIRSGTLDNKDGDVEWHLTQYTRTAKKKNYL; this is encoded by the exons ATGATT CGCAAACAAGCGCGCCAAAGGCGCGATTACCTCTATCGACgtgctcttcttctgcgaGACGCTGAGATCAGCGAGAAACGAGCCAAATTGAgatcttctttggcttctggCAAGCCTTTGGATCCTTCAATTGCCAACGACAAGTCACTTCGCAAAGACTATCAGTATGACGAATCACGACCTGATCTCACCACCAACGAGCAGCTCGACTTGGACGATGAATATGCTCAGCTTTCAGGCATTGTCGATCCCCGCGTTCTTGTGACGACTTCACGAGATCCCTCGGCTAGATTATCAGCGTTCGCCAAGGAGATCAGACTTCTGCTTCCCACTGCCGTGCGCCTCAATCGCGGAAACCTCATCTTGCCCGATCTCGTACGCTCCGCTCAGTCAGCTGGCCTCTCTGATGTCGTCCTTCTTCACGAACATCGAGGCACCCCAACTGCTTTGACATTGTCGCATTTTCCGCATGGCCCAACTGTCTCATTCTCTCTTCACAACGTCGTTTTACGCCACGATATTCCTGGAAGCGTTCGAGGAACAGTTAGCGAATCGTACCCTCACCTCATCTTTGATGGCTTTACAAGTCGCTTAGGCGAGCGTGTAGTGAAAGTACTGAAACACGTCTTTCCTCCTAGGGAAGCCATCACGAGCAAAAACAAGGTCGGCAACCGAGTCGTCACATTCAAGAACATCGAGGACAGCATTGAAGTCAGGCATCATGTTTTCGTGCGGACAGGATACGACAGCGTCGAGCTGGCTGAAGTCGGGCCACGGATGACAATGAGGGTATTCGAGATTCGAAGCGGCACGCTTGATAACAAGGATGGCGACGTTGAATGGCACCTCACGCAATACACACGAaccgccaagaagaagaactatTTATGA